Proteins encoded by one window of Microtus pennsylvanicus isolate mMicPen1 chromosome 18, mMicPen1.hap1, whole genome shotgun sequence:
- the Lin7b gene encoding protein lin-7 homolog B isoform X1 yields MAALVEPLGLERDVSRAVELLERLQRSGELPPQKLQALQRVLQSRFCSAIREVYEQLYDTLDITGSAEVRAHATAKATVAAFTASEGHAHPRVVELPKTDEGLGFNIMGGKEQNSPIYISRVIPGGVADRHGGLKRGDQLLSVNGVSVEGEHHEKAVELLKAAQGSVKLVVRYTPRVLEEMEARFEKMRSARRRQQHHSYTSLESRG; encoded by the exons ATGGCTGCACTGGTGGAGCCGCTGGGACTGGAGCGGG ACGTGTCTCGGGCCGTGGAGCTGCTGGAGCGGCTGCAACGCAGCGGAGAGCTGCCCCCGCAGAAGCTGCAGGCCCTGCAGCGGGTCCTGCAGAGCCGTTTCTGTTCTGCCATCCGTGAG gtgTACGAGCAGCTCTATGACACGCTGGATATCACTGGCAGCGCTGAGGTGCGGGCTCACGCCACAGCCAAG GCCACAGTGGCTGCCTTCACAGCCAGTGAGGGCCATGCACATCCCAGGGTCGTGGAACTACCGAAGACTGATGAGGGTTTGGGCTTCAACATCATGGGTGGCAAAGAGCAGAACTCACCCATCTACATCTCTCGAGTCATCCCCGGAGGCGTGGCTGATCGCCATGGTGGCCTCAAGAGGGGAGACCAGCTGCTGTCCGTGAATGGTGTG AGTGTGGAGGGCGAACACCATGAAAAAGCCGTGGAACTCCTGAAGGCCGCCCAGGGCTCAGTGAAACTGGTGGTGCGGTACACCCCACGGGTGCTGGAGGAGATGGAGGCCCGCTTTGAGAAGATGCGATCTGCCCGGAGGCGCCAGCAGCACCACAGCTACAC GTCTTTGGAGTCCCGAGGCTGA
- the LOC142837753 gene encoding uncharacterized protein LOC142837753 has translation MDSSSAGLFPGRAGLDGGTLPAVPARRWGREWGNDSEAIEIPGGRGPFNRRLTDGAEWPMRISVRAGRQGRLPEGCARLEGEASGRRVVSAWYSAPLRPSGELHAPRYRLPLRRWHGRWAPPADSSLRHAYGGRAPAAFQDSRALPAAGDPSEPLKCWGQWSSVVRPGIHLDAALGPISLWEAGQPQSSVLLEQSRSRYPYCKELGFNLSFTLLLHRHYSRMRDRHTRHLVRVKDL, from the exons ATGGACAGCTCCAGCGCCGGCCTGTTTCCAGGGCGAGCGGGCCTGGACGGAGGAACGCTGCCGGCTGTTCCAGCCAGAAGGTGGGGGCGCGAATGGGGGAACGATTCGGAAGCAATAGAG atCCCAGGCGGTCGTGGCCCCTTTAACAGAAGACTGACGGACGGCGCTGAGTGGCCAATGAGAATTAGCGTCCGTGCCGGCCG gcaagggCGGCTCCCGGAAGGATGTGCTCGGTTGGAAGGTGAGGCGAGTGGCCGACGGGTGGTGAGTGCCTGGTACTCCGCACCCCTGCGCCCGTCTGGGGAATTGCACGCGCCCCGCTACCGACTCCCTCTCAGACGGTGGCACGGCCGCTGGGCTCCCCCAGCGGATAGTTCGCTCCGCCACGCCTACGGAGGCAGAGCTCCTGCTGCGTTTCAAGACTCCCGCGCCCTACCGGCAGCGGGAGACCCTTCCGAACCTCTAAAGTGTTGGGGACAGTGGTCTTCAGTAGTGCGCCCTGGCATTCATTTAGACGCAGCCTTGGGCCCGATTAGTCTCTGGGAAGCCGGCCAACCTCAGTCTTCAGTGCTGCTCGAGCAGAGTCGATCTCGCTACCCATACTGCAAAGAGCTTGGTTTTAACCTCAGCTtcaccctcctcctccacagACACTATTCCAGGATGCGCGACAGACACACAAGACACTTGGTGAGGGTTAAAGATCTTTAA
- the Lin7b gene encoding protein lin-7 homolog B isoform X2 yields the protein MGGKEQNSPIYISRVIPGGVADRHGGLKRGDQLLSVNGVSVEGEHHEKAVELLKAAQGSVKLVVRYTPRVLEEMEARFEKMRSARRRQQHHSYTSLESRG from the exons ATGGGTGGCAAAGAGCAGAACTCACCCATCTACATCTCTCGAGTCATCCCCGGAGGCGTGGCTGATCGCCATGGTGGCCTCAAGAGGGGAGACCAGCTGCTGTCCGTGAATGGTGTG AGTGTGGAGGGCGAACACCATGAAAAAGCCGTGGAACTCCTGAAGGCCGCCCAGGGCTCAGTGAAACTGGTGGTGCGGTACACCCCACGGGTGCTGGAGGAGATGGAGGCCCGCTTTGAGAAGATGCGATCTGCCCGGAGGCGCCAGCAGCACCACAGCTACAC GTCTTTGGAGTCCCGAGGCTGA